A genomic segment from Thermostichus lividus PCC 6715 encodes:
- a CDS encoding chloride channel protein — protein sequence MARTSFSYARLLLYALLVGILGGLVSTAFYQVLTGGFALLWDTAPNLVSIRTWEHLYPYIPLITATGGLLVGLSVKFFGATGGLTDAVAELHRDGKLSYRYIPGMALASWLSLLFGSSAGPESPIIDINGGLGSWLATRLQVSAAVGRILTLCGMAAGMGVFFNTPLGATLFVLEVPHRRSLEFYEAIIPALISAFCGFTLFRVITGTTIGSIYRFPPYDALRPQDIGTSIALGIIGAAVGVVFIVVHRLLGRWLAPYQPHPLILIVAVGFLIGLIALLYPITLFYGERQIEQILQMGTRYSAQTLLGAAFFKIVALSLCLHGGFRGGVVFPLLFVGSCVGMAIHQVLPAIPVSVALVDTMAAVTVAVTKTPLSLAVILSVISHTAMLPLITTATLTSYLCTLPIAWIASQQSRSDAPLNDP from the coding sequence ATGGCACGAACCTCCTTCTCCTATGCACGCCTGCTGCTCTATGCACTACTGGTGGGGATCCTTGGTGGCCTAGTCTCCACCGCCTTTTATCAGGTTCTGACAGGGGGGTTTGCCCTCCTATGGGACACCGCACCAAACCTAGTCAGTATTAGAACCTGGGAGCATCTCTACCCCTACATTCCCCTGATTACTGCCACGGGCGGCCTCTTGGTGGGGTTGTCTGTCAAATTTTTCGGAGCCACGGGGGGTCTCACCGATGCTGTTGCTGAGTTACATCGGGATGGCAAGCTCAGCTATCGCTACATTCCGGGGATGGCCTTAGCCTCATGGCTCTCCTTACTGTTTGGCAGTAGTGCTGGGCCTGAAAGTCCAATCATTGATATTAATGGGGGTCTTGGCAGTTGGTTAGCAACTCGCTTACAGGTGTCAGCAGCCGTGGGGCGCATCCTCACCCTCTGTGGAATGGCGGCTGGAATGGGGGTATTTTTTAACACGCCTCTAGGGGCAACCCTTTTTGTTCTGGAGGTACCCCATCGGCGTAGTTTAGAGTTTTATGAGGCAATTATTCCCGCACTCATTTCCGCCTTTTGTGGTTTTACCCTGTTTCGGGTGATCACTGGCACCACCATCGGTAGTATTTATCGCTTTCCTCCTTACGATGCCTTACGCCCTCAGGATATTGGCACATCGATCGCCCTTGGCATCATTGGGGCAGCGGTGGGCGTAGTCTTTATCGTTGTGCATCGGCTCCTAGGGCGATGGCTGGCTCCGTACCAACCGCATCCTCTCATTTTGATTGTAGCGGTAGGCTTTCTCATTGGCCTGATTGCTCTGCTCTACCCCATTACTCTGTTTTATGGCGAGCGGCAAATTGAGCAAATTCTACAAATGGGGACGCGCTATAGTGCCCAAACTCTCTTAGGGGCTGCCTTTTTCAAAATTGTGGCACTAAGTCTGTGTCTCCATGGTGGGTTCCGTGGCGGTGTCGTCTTTCCCTTACTCTTTGTTGGCTCCTGTGTTGGCATGGCTATCCATCAAGTATTGCCGGCGATCCCTGTCAGTGTGGCTCTAGTTGACACCATGGCGGCAGTGACCGTCGCGGTGACGAAAACCCCTCTAAGCTTAGCCGTGATTCTCTCGGTGATTTCTCACACCGCCATGCTGCCCCTGATCACCACCGCAACCCTGACGAGCTATCTGTGTACCCTCCCGATCGCCTGGATCGCCAGTCAGCAGTCCCGCAGCGATGCTCCCTTAAACGATCCCTGA
- the psbA gene encoding photosystem II q(b) protein: protein MTTVLQRREQLNLWEQFCSWVTSTNNRLYVGWFGVLMIPTLLAATACFVIAFIAAPPVDIDGIREPVAGSLIYGNNIITGAVVPSSNAIGLHFYPIWEAASLDEWLYNGGPYQLIIFHFLIGVFCYMGREWELSYRLGMRPWICVAYSAPVAAATAVFLIYPIGQGSFSDGMPLGISGTFNFMLVFQAEHNILMHPFHQLGVAGVFGGALFSAMHGSLVTSSLIRETTETESQNYGYKFGQEEETYNIVAAHGYFGRLIFQYASFNNSRALHFFLAAWPVIGIWFTALGISTMAFNLNGFNFNHSVVDAQGNVINTWADVINRANLGMEVMHERNAHNFPLDLASAESAPVAMIAPSING from the coding sequence ATGACGACTGTTTTACAACGTCGCGAGCAACTGAACCTGTGGGAGCAATTCTGCAGCTGGGTCACCAGCACCAACAACCGCCTCTACGTGGGTTGGTTCGGCGTGTTGATGATCCCCACTCTGCTCGCTGCTACTGCTTGCTTTGTGATTGCCTTTATCGCTGCTCCGCCGGTGGACATCGATGGCATCCGTGAACCCGTTGCTGGATCGTTGATCTACGGCAACAACATCATCACCGGTGCTGTGGTGCCCTCCAGCAACGCCATTGGCTTGCACTTCTACCCCATCTGGGAAGCCGCCTCTCTTGATGAGTGGCTTTACAACGGTGGCCCTTACCAGCTAATCATCTTCCACTTCTTGATTGGCGTGTTCTGCTACATGGGTCGTGAGTGGGAACTCAGCTACCGTCTGGGGATGCGTCCTTGGATTTGTGTTGCCTACTCTGCGCCTGTAGCTGCTGCTACCGCTGTGTTCTTGATCTACCCCATTGGTCAAGGCAGCTTTTCCGATGGTATGCCCCTCGGTATCTCCGGTACCTTCAACTTCATGTTGGTGTTCCAAGCAGAGCACAACATCCTAATGCACCCCTTCCACCAGTTGGGTGTGGCCGGTGTCTTTGGTGGCGCTCTGTTCTCCGCCATGCACGGGTCCTTGGTGACCTCCAGCCTGATTCGTGAAACCACCGAAACCGAGTCGCAAAACTACGGTTACAAATTTGGTCAAGAAGAAGAGACCTACAACATCGTGGCTGCCCACGGTTACTTTGGTCGCTTGATCTTCCAATACGCCAGCTTCAACAACAGCCGTGCACTGCACTTCTTCTTAGCTGCTTGGCCGGTTATCGGTATCTGGTTCACCGCTCTGGGGATCAGCACCATGGCCTTCAACCTGAACGGGTTCAACTTCAACCACTCTGTGGTGGATGCTCAAGGGAATGTGATCAACACTTGGGCTGACGTGATCAACCGTGCCAACTTGGGGATGGAAGTGATGCACGAGCGCAATGCTCACAACTTCCCCCTTGACTTGGCCAGTGCTGAGTCTGCTCCTGTGGCCATGATTGCCCCGAGCATCAACGGCTAA